Below is a window of Candidatus Cetobacterium colombiensis DNA.
AGAAAAATTTAAACAAATTTTCTATCTAGTAGATTATAGGTCTAAAGAAGTGTATTTTTACACTTCTTTTTTTATTTTACAAAAGGATTTTACTCTTTCCTACAGAATATTCTAAATGAAACAATTAATTTTCAGGGAGGGTCCTTATGGGAAAAATCTTTTTTTTACTTTTTATTATTAATTTTTCTTTATTCGCTAAAACATTGGACGTTGGAGTTATTTTAGAAAATCACTCTGAATGTTCACAAAACGCTTTAGAAATTCTTAAAGAAGAATTAAATAAGAATTTTGCAGGTACAAATTTTTCACCAAAAATTACTGAGAAATATTACCTTACTAATCATAATATTCAAGACGGAATAAATAAACTCAACTCTAATTCTAAAATTGATGCTGTTTTTATTTTAACATGTGCTCCATTGGAAAAGATTACAAATTTACAAAATAATAAATTTTATTCAGTTCCTTTAGGTTTTGGAGATAAAGGTTATAATGTGCCTAAAAATTTAAATTATATTTACAGTAATCTTAATCTTAATGATTATTTAACACCTTTTAAAGAACTAAATGATGTTAGTGAAGTAGATGTTCTTATTTCTAATATGAATGCAAATAACCTAGAATATCTTGCAAAGCACACAAACATTCCAGGAATAAAAGTTAACGTAATTAGAGCATCTAAAGAAAACCTTTTAAATGCCATTGATAAAAAAGTTCCATCTTTTCTTATTGATTTCAACGAAGAGTTAAAACCTTATGCTTATTCTGGATTAAGCTTAGAAAAAGAGTTTAGAAAAAGATTAAGAGCTGCTTCTTTAAACTACATGTTTTTTAAAACACAAAAAAATATTAGTCAAATCGTTGAAGTAAATCCTCCGATTAAAGATATATATTTAAACTCAGAAGTTGCTGCAAAAATTGACGTATATCCTAATTTAATTTTCCTTCAAGATTTATCACAAGTAAATTTTGCCAATGTTAATTATCCAAAATTAACACTTAAGGGAGCTGTTAAAAGAGCTTTAAATTCAAATTTAGATTTATTACAAATTAAACAAAATGTATTTTCTAATTTCTATAATGTTAAAGTTACAAATTCTAAGAGATTACCTCAACTTTCTGCAAATATGGATTATGCAGCTTTAGATGATAGATCACCATCATTTAAACAAGGATCGCCAACTAATAGTGTTAACTCTTATTTAGAACTTTCACAAGTTATATTTAGTGATCAAATTAATGCAAGTGTATTTATTGAAAAGTTAGCTTTAGATTCTAGTAGAAAAGCATACGATCAACAAAAATTAGATACTATATATTATGTAGCATCTACATATGTAAATATTCTTCAATTAAAAGCACAGTTTGAAATCCAAATGAGTAACTATAATCTTTTAAGAGAAACTTTAAACATTGCTCAGATTAACTATAATGTTGGTGCTGGTGGATTACAAGATGTATACAGACTTCAATCTGACGTAGCCGGTGCACTTTCTGATATTTCTAATATTAAGGGAGAAATTAGATCTCAAGAAATTTATTTAAATAATTTACTTAACTATCCTCAATCAAATAGTTATACCTATGAAAATTTAAATGAAGTTTCTTCTTATTTCTTATTAAATCAAAATTTAGGAAAGAACTTTACATTTGGTTCTGAAAGAGCTAAAAAAATTGAAAATTTCTTAGTTCATGGAGCTATTAATAACTCAAATTCTTTAAAACAAATTGACAACTCAATTAAAAGTAAAGAAAGAGAGTACTTAGCTAATAGTAGAGAAAGATATATTCCTACAGTTACCGCTGCTGGGAATTATTATAAAAATAATGTCGTAACTCCATGGGGACAAAATTCAAATAGAGATTTCCCAGATGAATATTGGCAAGCGGGCATAAACGTTTCTTTACCTCTTATAAGTGGTGGAGAAATTTATTACAACGGAAAGGTTATTCAAAGTGATTTAAAATCTCTTGAATACAGTAAACTATCTTCTCAAAGTGAATTATCTAAAGAAGTTTTACAAACGTATACTACATTACTGTCTAATTTTGTTCAAAGTTATACAACAAAAATTTCATCAGATGTAGCTAAAAAAAATCTGAATATTGTAAAAAATCTTTATGCTGAAGGAACAATTACAATTACTGATTTTCTATCTGCACAAAACAATACTTTAAGTCAAGAGCTAAATCACGTTATCGAAAACTTTAACTTAATTAACTCTACTTTAAAACTTGAAAATCTTTATGGTAAATCATCTTTAACAATGGGTGAAGCCGAAAGAAAAAGCTTACTTTTAGAACTTCAAAAAGAGTTAGGAAATTAGGAGGGAACAATTATGAAAAATAAATTACTTGTATCAATGCTATTAGTATTACTTTTAGCATGTGGAAAAGATAAATCACCAGAAAATACAGAAGAAGTAAAATCTGTTGTTTATGAAAAAGTGGAGAAAAAAGAATATGATGTTAAAAGATCTTACTCAGGAACTGTAAATACTGAAGCTCTTTCAGATTTAAGTTTTAGAGTATCTGGAACAATTAATAATCGTATTGCACAATTAGGAGATGTTGTTAAAAAAGGACAAATTTTAGCTACTCTAGATCCAATAGAGTATCAACTTAGTTATCAACAATCTTTATCAGACTTAGATAAAGGAAATGCAAATTTAGCTGAATCAACAGCTAACTTTAAAAGATCTGAAGCTTTATATTTAGAAAATAGTATTTCTAAAGCATCTTACGATAGTGCTACTGCAAATTATAAATCTGCACTTTCTTCAGTTAAAGCTCTTGAAGACGCTGTTAATTTAGCAAAAGTAAAACTTGACTACACTATGCTTGTAGCTCCTAGTGATGGATCTATCGGAGAAGTTAAAAGTGAAGTTAACCAAACTGTTTCTCCAAATACAGTAATTTTCGTACTAAACACTTTTGGAGAACGTTATGTTGAGTTTAATGTTTCTCAATCTGTTGTTGGAGATTTAAATTTAGGTGAGGAAGTAGAAATTGAAGTAATATCTCTTAATAATTTAAAAATCAAAGGTACAATAACTAATGTTGGTACACTTTCTGTAGGTTATGGAGGTACTTATCCTGTTAAAGCTAAAATTATAGATCCTGCAGACACAGTTAAAGTTGGAATGACTGCTAAAGTTAATGTAACAATAAATAAACCAGAAAAAGTTATTGCTGTTCCTTTAACTGCTGTTTTAACTAATCCTAATGGAGAAAAATATGTATTTGTTGTTCAAAATCTTGAAAACAATGTTGGAATTGTTAAAAAGAGAATAGTTACACTAGGAGATACTACTGAAATTGGTGTTGAGATTTTAAGTGGTCTTGAAAATAATGATATTGTCGTTACAAAAGGAAGTAGCGTTCTTTTAGAGGATCAAAAAGTTTCTCTTCTAAAAGGAGCTGAATAGCCATGAAGTTAACGGAATTAGCAATTAAAAATAAAGTTACAACTTATTTTCTAATTATTATATTGCTTATTGGTGGATATATATCTTATGATAAATCTGAAAAAGCTCAAGACCCTGGATTTACAATAAAAGTTGCCTTAATAACTACAAACTGGCCTGGTGCTACTGCTAAACAAATGGCTGACTTAGTTAGTAAAAGAATTGCTGATCAGGTTCAAAACATGGACTCTCTATGGTATGTTAACTCTACTAATACTGATGGTCAATCAAATGTTTATGTTAATATAAAAGCTGAATATAAAGATATTCAGCCTGTATGGACAGAACTTAGAAACAGAATAAATACTTTCGTTGTTCCAAATCTTCCTCAAGGAGTTCAAGCTCCTCAAATAAATACATTCTATGGTGATATTTACGGAACTTTGCTTGCAATTGGTGGGGATGGATACACATATGAAGAACTTTATGAAACTGCTTATAAACTAAAGGAAGTTTTACTATTTAATGTTCCTCAAATTGGAAGTGTTGATATATCTGGTATTCAAAACGAAACTATTTATATTGATGTTGATAATAAACTTTTATCTCAATCTGGAATTACTTTAGAAAATATAATAAATACTTTAAATAAATCAAATGTTATCATTAAAGGTGGAAATATTGTTATTGAAGATAATAGACTTAAGGTTTCTCCAAGTGGTAACTTTAAAAGTATTGATGATATTAAAAATACAATCATTACTAGCCCAAATGGTAACTCAAGTATATATTTAAGTGAAATTGCAAATATTTATAAAGGATATCAAGATCCTTCTCCTTACTCTATAGATTTCAATGGAAATAAATCTTTAGTTTTAGGTATATCTTTAGGAGCTGGTGAAGACGTTTTATTAATGGGAAAAGGAATT
It encodes the following:
- a CDS encoding efflux RND transporter periplasmic adaptor subunit — encoded protein: MKNKLLVSMLLVLLLACGKDKSPENTEEVKSVVYEKVEKKEYDVKRSYSGTVNTEALSDLSFRVSGTINNRIAQLGDVVKKGQILATLDPIEYQLSYQQSLSDLDKGNANLAESTANFKRSEALYLENSISKASYDSATANYKSALSSVKALEDAVNLAKVKLDYTMLVAPSDGSIGEVKSEVNQTVSPNTVIFVLNTFGERYVEFNVSQSVVGDLNLGEEVEIEVISLNNLKIKGTITNVGTLSVGYGGTYPVKAKIIDPADTVKVGMTAKVNVTINKPEKVIAVPLTAVLTNPNGEKYVFVVQNLENNVGIVKKRIVTLGDTTEIGVEILSGLENNDIVVTKGSSVLLEDQKVSLLKGAE
- a CDS encoding TolC family protein produces the protein MGKIFFLLFIINFSLFAKTLDVGVILENHSECSQNALEILKEELNKNFAGTNFSPKITEKYYLTNHNIQDGINKLNSNSKIDAVFILTCAPLEKITNLQNNKFYSVPLGFGDKGYNVPKNLNYIYSNLNLNDYLTPFKELNDVSEVDVLISNMNANNLEYLAKHTNIPGIKVNVIRASKENLLNAIDKKVPSFLIDFNEELKPYAYSGLSLEKEFRKRLRAASLNYMFFKTQKNISQIVEVNPPIKDIYLNSEVAAKIDVYPNLIFLQDLSQVNFANVNYPKLTLKGAVKRALNSNLDLLQIKQNVFSNFYNVKVTNSKRLPQLSANMDYAALDDRSPSFKQGSPTNSVNSYLELSQVIFSDQINASVFIEKLALDSSRKAYDQQKLDTIYYVASTYVNILQLKAQFEIQMSNYNLLRETLNIAQINYNVGAGGLQDVYRLQSDVAGALSDISNIKGEIRSQEIYLNNLLNYPQSNSYTYENLNEVSSYFLLNQNLGKNFTFGSERAKKIENFLVHGAINNSNSLKQIDNSIKSKEREYLANSRERYIPTVTAAGNYYKNNVVTPWGQNSNRDFPDEYWQAGINVSLPLISGGEIYYNGKVIQSDLKSLEYSKLSSQSELSKEVLQTYTTLLSNFVQSYTTKISSDVAKKNLNIVKNLYAEGTITITDFLSAQNNTLSQELNHVIENFNLINSTLKLENLYGKSSLTMGEAERKSLLLELQKELGN